A window of Pedobacter lusitanus contains these coding sequences:
- a CDS encoding glycoside hydrolase family 2 TIM barrel-domain containing protein: MSKKILFLFVFVILAMNVSGQEQAYELPGRVIGVKRPLISLNGEWQFKFDTGSGWDLIHVPAEAVMQGYGIEHDKSFFYKKEFLLPADFKGKKIVLRFDGVYSQAILSVNGKTLRTHKGGFSRWESDITPYVSFEKPNTVSLEIQDRLDDISYASGYAHHPIGGILRDVTLFATPVNSIHDFGVETDLENDFRDGLLKLSYNAEKAAGTTIQYVLLDKHHQPVPQTNRQFTVKDGQNVNSFRVSNPLKWDAEHPDLYRLVVKVKKDGKDIYSFSKAVGFREIKIVANQMLVNGKPVKLRGANRHDLHPVLGRVSTPYYDSLDVKLLKESNINFIRTSHYPPSERFVELCNRFGIYVEVETSVCFVDTYRQKNYAPGATQDNPDYTAQYLSQCREMVNTFRSHPAVVIWSIGNESQYGSNFKQSRDYVKGADKTRPVIWSYPGTQSSEDKIYDILSMHYQDVDGNLTQYGKTTKGYEGSEGIPALFDEWAHPACYTYQTLRDDPNIREFWGISLDMMWGRLFPTKGGLGGAIWGYVDETFNIPTKLKKGIPFWNEFSKTAKPADFQGHAVGYGEWGIVDVWRRPKPEFWSVKKAQSPIRILDEGKVIKNFIPNQKIQFSVYNRFDHTFLNEVKLEYTYENRKKTITLPNINPHKKGHFELPAENWKAGKSVLMNFVDRNGLVIDTYEYYFGERPVSMPVATHRGALTLVENAAMYLIKGDGFEIPVSKASGLIEHATSNGKVFIKKGPFLNIDVNLNHLTGAEVRKSANKFLILDQDWKKTALKCEISNGVALISIEGTYQGLKAYFNITLNESGELTTNYHTVGEPNGYLREIGLKYYMPDDIDQLDWKRNGYWNYYPEGDFAGNDGETHLYESKQVAYGVKPVQSWGQDTRNYYYWSDKGARSEKPLTNKAKSMKENIYYYTLSGARLSRISVISPLADVSCRIDRMADEQLILYINNKWDYPEIAWGNYCKSLAASPCSGSIMIRF, translated from the coding sequence GGGATATGGTATTGAACATGACAAATCTTTCTTTTATAAGAAGGAGTTTTTGCTTCCAGCTGATTTTAAAGGAAAGAAGATTGTTTTAAGGTTTGATGGGGTATATAGTCAGGCCATATTAAGTGTTAATGGAAAAACTCTAAGGACACATAAAGGAGGGTTTTCCAGATGGGAAAGCGATATAACTCCATATGTTTCATTTGAAAAACCAAATACAGTGTCTCTGGAAATTCAGGATAGGTTAGACGATATCTCTTATGCTTCAGGTTACGCGCATCACCCGATTGGCGGGATTTTAAGAGATGTTACTCTTTTTGCGACACCGGTAAATAGTATACATGATTTTGGAGTAGAAACAGATCTGGAAAATGATTTCCGGGATGGGTTGCTGAAATTGAGTTACAATGCTGAAAAGGCAGCAGGAACAACGATCCAGTATGTTTTATTAGATAAACATCATCAGCCTGTGCCACAGACGAATCGTCAGTTTACAGTTAAAGATGGGCAAAACGTAAACAGTTTCCGGGTTTCAAATCCTTTGAAATGGGATGCTGAACATCCTGATTTATATCGTTTAGTGGTAAAGGTGAAGAAAGACGGTAAAGACATTTATTCATTTAGTAAAGCAGTCGGATTCAGAGAAATAAAGATCGTAGCGAATCAGATGCTGGTTAATGGAAAACCTGTAAAATTGAGAGGTGCTAATCGTCATGATTTGCACCCGGTTCTTGGTCGTGTCAGTACTCCATATTATGATAGTCTGGATGTTAAGTTACTTAAAGAATCGAATATCAATTTTATCCGTACTTCCCACTATCCGCCTTCTGAGCGTTTTGTTGAATTATGTAATCGTTTTGGGATATATGTGGAAGTAGAAACATCTGTTTGTTTTGTGGATACCTACAGACAAAAAAATTATGCGCCCGGAGCTACTCAGGATAACCCGGATTATACCGCCCAATATTTAAGCCAGTGCCGTGAAATGGTCAATACTTTCAGATCACATCCTGCTGTTGTCATCTGGTCTATTGGCAATGAATCCCAATACGGAAGTAACTTTAAACAAAGCCGGGATTATGTGAAAGGGGCCGATAAGACCAGGCCTGTAATCTGGAGTTATCCGGGTACACAGAGCAGTGAAGACAAGATCTATGATATTTTGAGTATGCATTATCAGGATGTGGACGGTAATCTGACTCAGTATGGGAAAACAACTAAAGGTTATGAAGGAAGTGAAGGTATACCCGCATTATTTGATGAATGGGCGCATCCTGCCTGTTATACTTATCAGACTTTACGTGATGATCCGAATATCAGAGAATTCTGGGGGATCTCGTTAGATATGATGTGGGGACGTTTGTTCCCGACAAAAGGTGGTCTGGGAGGAGCCATATGGGGTTATGTTGATGAAACTTTTAATATTCCCACGAAATTGAAAAAAGGAATTCCTTTTTGGAATGAGTTTTCTAAAACTGCCAAACCAGCAGATTTCCAGGGTCATGCAGTAGGCTATGGAGAGTGGGGGATTGTAGATGTATGGAGAAGACCTAAACCAGAATTCTGGTCTGTTAAAAAAGCTCAGTCACCGATCCGTATTTTAGATGAAGGAAAAGTAATCAAAAACTTTATTCCAAATCAAAAGATTCAGTTTTCGGTGTATAACCGGTTTGATCATACTTTTCTGAATGAAGTGAAATTGGAGTATACCTATGAGAACCGGAAGAAAACGATAACCCTTCCGAATATCAATCCACATAAAAAAGGGCATTTTGAACTACCTGCAGAAAACTGGAAAGCCGGAAAATCAGTTTTAATGAACTTTGTTGACCGCAATGGCCTGGTCATAGATACATACGAATACTATTTCGGAGAACGTCCGGTCAGTATGCCCGTTGCAACACATCGGGGAGCATTGACACTTGTTGAAAATGCAGCTATGTATCTAATTAAAGGAGATGGTTTTGAGATCCCTGTCTCTAAGGCAAGTGGTTTAATTGAGCATGCAACATCAAACGGAAAAGTGTTTATTAAAAAAGGTCCGTTCCTGAATATAGATGTAAATCTGAATCATTTAACTGGTGCTGAAGTAAGAAAAAGTGCGAATAAATTTTTGATCCTTGATCAGGACTGGAAAAAAACAGCTCTTAAATGTGAAATCAGCAATGGTGTTGCCCTGATCTCCATTGAAGGAACTTACCAGGGACTGAAAGCCTATTTTAATATTACATTGAATGAGAGCGGAGAGCTTACCACGAACTACCATACAGTAGGTGAACCAAATGGATATCTCAGAGAGATTGGTCTTAAATACTATATGCCTGATGATATTGACCAGCTTGACTGGAAACGTAATGGCTATTGGAACTATTATCCCGAAGGAGATTTTGCCGGAAACGATGGGGAAACTCATCTTTATGAGAGTAAACAGGTTGCTTATGGTGTAAAGCCAGTACAATCCTGGGGACAAGATACACGTAACTATTATTACTGGTCAGACAAGGGTGCCAGGAGTGAAAAACCGCTAACCAATAAAGCGAAGAGCATGAAAGAAAATATTTATTATTATACACTTTCAGGTGCAAGGCTGTCCAGGATTTCAGTGATTTCTCCACTGGCGGATGTTTCTTGTCGTATTGATCGGATGGCTGATGAACAACTTATCCTGTATATCAATAACAAATGGGATTATCCTGAAATTGCCTGGGGTAATTATTGTAAGTCCCTGGCTGCATCTCCTTGTTCTGGTTCTATTATGATCAGGTTTTAA